One segment of Eschrichtius robustus isolate mEscRob2 chromosome 3, mEscRob2.pri, whole genome shotgun sequence DNA contains the following:
- the KTI12 gene encoding protein KTI12 homolog, whose amino-acid sequence MPLVVFCGLPYSGKSRRAEELRVALAAEGRAVYVVDDAEVLGAEDATVYGDSAREKALRGALRAAVERRLSRHEVVILDSLNYIKGFRYELYCLARAARTPLCLVYCVRPGGLSGGPRVAGADESPSRSVSVSWRPRAEEGGRPLAAGTGVLGEPQAVDSVGNGRAQAEVSKELEREETRTPDSPALVTSEFEKSAEHVSGAFYSPELLEALALRFEAPDSRNRWDRPLFTLVGLEEPLPLSEIRAALFENRAPPPHQSTQSQPLASGTFLHQLDQVTSQVLAGLMEAQKSAVPGDLLKLSGTTEHLRFTRPLTMAELSRLRRQFISYTKMHPNNENLPQLANMFLQYLSQSLH is encoded by the coding sequence ATGCCGCTGGTGGTGTTTTGCGGGCTGCCGTACAGCGGCAAGAGCCGGCGCGCGGAGGAGCTCCGCGTGGCACTGGCGGCCGAGGGCCGCGCGGTGTACGTGGTGGACGACGCGGAGGTGCTGGGCGCGGAGGACGCAACAGTGTACGGCGATTCGGCCCGCGAGAAGGCCTTGCGTGGGGCCCTGCGAGCGGCCGTGGAGCGGCGTCTGAGTCGCCACGAAGTGGTCATCCTCGACTCGCTTAATTACATCAAGGGCTTCCGCTACGAGCTGTACTGCCTAGCGCGGGCGGCGCGCACTCCGCTCTGCCTGGTCTACTGCGTAAGGCCAGGCGGTCTGAGCGGGGGACCGCGGGTGGCGGGCGCGGATGAGAGTCCGAGCCGCAGTGTCAGTGTGAGTTGGAGGCCGCGagctgaggagggagggagacctcTGGCGGCGGGCACCGGTGTCCTCGGGGAACCGCAGGCAGTGGACTCTGTAGGAAATGGGAGAGCCCAGGCAGAAGTATCTAAGGAACTGGAGCGGGAGGAAACCAGGACGCCAGATTCTCCAGCTCTTGTGACTTCGGAATTCGAGAAATCGGCGGAGCATGTGTCAGGTGCCTTTTACTCTCCCGAGCTTTTGGAGGCCCTAGCGCTGCGCTTCGAAGCTCCCGACTCTCGGAACCGCTGGGACCGGCCCTTGTTCACCTTGGTGGGCTTAGAGGAGCCGTTGCCTCTGTCAGAGATCAGAGCTGCCTTGTTTGAGAACCGGGCTCCTCCACCCCATCAGTCTACACAGTCCCAGCCACTTGCCTCCGGCACCTTTCTGCACCAATTGGACCAGGTCACCAGCCAGGTGTTGGCAGGACTGATGGAAGCTCAGAAGAGCGCAGTCCCTGGAGACTTGCTTAAGCTTTCTGGCACCACAGAGCACCTGCGGTTTACCCGGCCTTTGACCATGGCAGAACTGAGTCGCCTCCGTCGCCAGTTTATTTCCTACACCAAAATGCATCCCAACAATGAGAACCTGCCTCAACTGGCCAACATGTTTCTGCAGTATCTGAGCCAGAGCCTGCACTAA